In Microbacterium sp. AB, a single genomic region encodes these proteins:
- a CDS encoding glycosyltransferase family 4 protein has product MRVAYICADPGIPVLGTKGASIHVQQIVAAFRRRGDDVTVYCTRVGDAAPTALGDAPIVSLPVARGEARRREEAVRAAAAGLAARASDDGCDLVYERYSLFSEAAVSADAPSVVEVNAPLIDEQRTYRTLVDDRAATAATRCLLTGADVVACVSEPVAAWARGHGAGVSSRVVVAPNGVNTRSFSPARIADGPLRAVFVGSLKPWHGVDAAIDAVAGLDGVELAVVGDGPERDALEQRARRQGVRVRWHGAVPHDDIPRILRRMHVGLAPYPAEAGDYFSPLKAYEYLAAGLPVVGSATGQLPSVVGHGRTGLLVPPGDITALVRALVELRDDRELARTLGAAAREQAVARHDWDGTLDAILSAVPDRVRAERAEARA; this is encoded by the coding sequence ATGCGCGTCGCCTACATCTGCGCCGACCCCGGGATCCCCGTCCTCGGGACCAAGGGGGCGTCCATCCACGTGCAGCAGATCGTCGCCGCGTTCCGCCGCCGCGGCGACGACGTGACGGTCTACTGCACGCGCGTCGGCGACGCGGCCCCGACCGCGCTCGGCGATGCGCCGATCGTCTCCCTCCCCGTGGCCCGGGGCGAGGCGCGCCGGCGCGAGGAGGCCGTGCGCGCGGCCGCCGCGGGCCTGGCGGCCCGGGCATCGGACGACGGCTGCGATCTCGTCTACGAGCGGTACTCGCTCTTCTCCGAGGCCGCGGTGTCGGCGGACGCACCCTCCGTCGTCGAGGTGAACGCCCCGCTCATCGACGAGCAGCGCACGTATCGCACCCTCGTCGACGACCGCGCCGCCACGGCCGCGACCCGGTGCCTCCTGACGGGCGCCGACGTCGTCGCCTGCGTGTCGGAGCCCGTGGCCGCCTGGGCGCGCGGTCACGGCGCAGGCGTCTCGTCGCGCGTCGTCGTCGCGCCCAACGGCGTGAACACGCGCAGCTTCTCACCCGCGCGCATCGCGGACGGCCCGCTGCGGGCGGTCTTCGTCGGGTCGCTCAAGCCGTGGCACGGCGTCGATGCCGCGATCGACGCGGTCGCCGGCCTCGACGGCGTGGAGCTCGCCGTCGTCGGCGACGGCCCCGAGCGCGACGCGCTCGAGCAGCGCGCACGACGGCAGGGCGTCCGGGTCCGCTGGCACGGTGCCGTCCCTCATGACGACATCCCGCGGATCCTCCGGCGCATGCACGTGGGACTGGCGCCCTATCCCGCCGAGGCGGGCGACTACTTCTCCCCGCTGAAGGCCTACGAGTACCTCGCCGCGGGACTGCCCGTCGTGGGATCGGCGACGGGGCAGCTGCCGTCCGTCGTCGGCCACGGCCGCACGGGGCTGCTCGTGCCGCCCGGGGACATCACGGCGCTGGTCCGGGCGCTCGTCGAGCTGCGCGACGACCGGGAGCTCGCCCGGACGCTCGGAGCGGCAGCCCGCGAGCAGGCCGTGGCGCGACACGACTGGGACGGCACGCTCGACGCCATCCTGTCGGCCGTCCCCGACCGGGTGCGGGCCGAGCGGGCGGAGGCGCGCGCATGA
- a CDS encoding O-acetylhomoserine aminocarboxypropyltransferase/cysteine synthase family protein — protein MTEEHRFGFRTRALHAGGTPDAATGARAVPIYQTTSFVFDDAADAANLFALQKYGNIYSRIGNPTVAALEERLASLEGGIGAVATASGMSAEFITFAALVGSGDHVVASAQLYGGTVTQLDVTLRRFGVETTFVPSTDPADYAAAIRPETKVVYVEMIGNPSGEIADIEGLAAVAHDAGVPLVVDATLATPYLARPLEHGADIVIHSVTKFLGGHGTTLGGVVVEKGAFDWGNGKFPQMTEPVPSYGGIRWWDNFGEYGFLTKLRSEQLRDIGPALSPQAAFALLQGVETLPQRIDAHLANARVVAEWLDGDPRVSFVTWAGLDGHPHRERAAKYLPLGPGSVFAFGVRPSGEFATEGERLIAARRTGESVIESLQLASHLANIGDARTLVIHPASTTHQQLAPAQLVAAGVPADLIRISVGIEDAEDIIWDLDQALTQATGATR, from the coding sequence ATGACGGAAGAACACCGCTTCGGGTTCCGCACCCGCGCCCTGCACGCCGGAGGGACCCCCGACGCCGCCACGGGAGCGCGGGCGGTGCCCATCTACCAGACCACGTCGTTCGTCTTCGACGACGCGGCGGATGCGGCCAACCTGTTCGCGCTGCAGAAGTACGGCAACATCTACTCGCGCATCGGCAACCCGACCGTGGCCGCACTCGAGGAGCGCCTCGCCTCGCTCGAGGGCGGCATCGGCGCCGTCGCGACGGCGTCGGGAATGAGCGCCGAGTTCATCACCTTCGCCGCTCTCGTCGGATCGGGCGACCACGTCGTCGCATCGGCGCAGCTCTACGGCGGCACCGTCACCCAGCTCGACGTGACGCTGCGGCGCTTCGGCGTCGAGACGACGTTCGTGCCGTCGACCGACCCCGCCGACTACGCCGCGGCGATCCGGCCCGAGACGAAGGTCGTCTACGTCGAGATGATCGGCAACCCCTCCGGCGAGATCGCCGACATCGAGGGCCTCGCCGCCGTCGCCCACGACGCCGGCGTGCCCCTCGTCGTCGACGCGACGCTCGCGACGCCGTATCTCGCCCGTCCGCTCGAGCACGGGGCCGACATCGTCATCCACTCCGTGACCAAGTTCCTGGGCGGACACGGCACGACCCTCGGCGGCGTCGTCGTCGAGAAGGGCGCGTTCGACTGGGGGAACGGCAAGTTCCCGCAGATGACCGAGCCCGTGCCGTCGTACGGCGGCATCCGCTGGTGGGACAACTTCGGCGAGTACGGCTTCCTCACCAAGCTCCGCTCCGAGCAGCTGCGCGACATCGGCCCGGCGCTCAGCCCGCAGGCGGCGTTCGCCCTCCTGCAGGGCGTCGAGACGCTGCCGCAGCGGATCGACGCGCACCTCGCCAACGCGCGCGTCGTCGCGGAATGGCTCGACGGCGACCCGAGGGTCTCCTTCGTCACGTGGGCGGGCCTCGACGGTCACCCGCACCGCGAGCGCGCCGCGAAGTACCTGCCGCTCGGACCGGGATCGGTCTTCGCGTTCGGCGTGAGGCCGTCCGGCGAGTTCGCGACCGAGGGCGAGCGCCTCATCGCCGCTCGCCGCACGGGCGAGTCCGTCATCGAGAGCCTGCAGCTCGCCTCGCACCTCGCGAACATCGGCGACGCGCGGACGCTCGTCATCCATCCCGCCTCCACGACGCACCAGCAGCTCGCACCCGCGCAGCTCGTGGCTGCGGGCGTGCCGGCGGACCTCATCCGCATCTCCGTGGGCATCGAGGACGCCGAGGACATCATCTGGGATCTCGACCAGGCCCTCACGCAGGCGACGGGAGCGACACGATGA
- the acs gene encoding acetate--CoA ligase: MTTVDAEARLVESRVYPPSEAFAAQANVTAEVYARAAADPVAFWEDAARRLAWAEPWHTAHEWEPPVRRADGELTVPAARWFVGGRLNVAYNCVDRHVDAGRGEKVALHFEGEPGDRDTVTYADLRRRVSQAANGLLSLGIGPGDRVVVYLPVLVETVVIALACARIGAVHSLVFGGFSAEAVRFRLEDTGAKLLVTTDGQFRRGKAVEVKSAADRAAAGLPHVEHVLVLRRTGQDVPWTEGRDVWWHDVVDTASDVHEPQPFDAEHPLFVIYTSGTTGKPKGLVHTSGGYLAHASWAHWAHFDAKPDDVHWCTADLAWVTAHTYEIYGPLSNGLTQVIYEGTPDTPHRERHLEIIERYGVTVYYTAPTLIRTFMTWFGDDLPSGHDLSTLRLLGTVGEAINPEAWVWFRRNYGRDETPVVDTWWQSETGAAMIVPLPGVTPLKPGSATVALPGIDAAVVDENGDEVAPGRSGTLVVRRPWPGMARTVWGDPERYRDSYWAAYAGRGAHGGFYVAGDGATRDVDGYVWILGRLDDVVNVSGHRLSTIEIESALVAHPSVGEAGSAGVPDALTGQAVAAFVVPSGAAEATADDLRAQVAREIGPVAKPRHVYVVPELPKTRSGKILRRLLAQLWEAEQDRRAGREPRPLGDTTSLQNPWAVDGIAQVLASA; the protein is encoded by the coding sequence ATGACCACCGTCGACGCCGAGGCGCGTCTCGTCGAGAGCCGCGTCTACCCGCCGTCCGAGGCTTTCGCGGCGCAGGCCAACGTCACGGCAGAGGTCTACGCCCGCGCCGCCGCCGATCCCGTCGCGTTCTGGGAGGACGCGGCCCGGCGTCTCGCCTGGGCCGAGCCCTGGCACACCGCGCACGAGTGGGAGCCGCCCGTGCGCCGCGCCGACGGCGAGCTGACGGTCCCCGCCGCACGGTGGTTCGTCGGCGGGCGGCTCAACGTCGCCTACAACTGCGTCGACCGGCATGTGGACGCCGGACGCGGCGAGAAGGTCGCGCTGCACTTCGAGGGCGAGCCGGGCGACCGGGACACCGTCACCTACGCCGATCTCCGGCGCCGCGTGTCGCAGGCGGCGAACGGCCTGCTCTCCCTCGGCATCGGCCCCGGCGACCGGGTCGTCGTGTACCTGCCGGTTCTCGTCGAGACGGTCGTCATCGCGCTGGCCTGCGCCCGCATCGGCGCCGTGCACTCCCTCGTCTTCGGGGGATTCTCGGCGGAGGCCGTGCGCTTCCGCCTCGAGGACACGGGCGCCAAGCTGCTCGTCACGACCGACGGCCAGTTCCGCCGGGGCAAGGCCGTCGAGGTCAAGTCGGCCGCCGATCGGGCCGCAGCCGGCCTGCCGCACGTCGAGCACGTCCTCGTGCTGCGCCGCACGGGACAGGACGTGCCGTGGACGGAGGGCCGTGACGTGTGGTGGCACGACGTCGTCGACACGGCCTCCGACGTGCACGAGCCGCAGCCGTTCGACGCCGAGCATCCGCTCTTCGTCATCTACACCTCGGGCACGACGGGGAAGCCGAAGGGCCTCGTCCACACCTCCGGCGGATACCTCGCGCACGCGAGCTGGGCGCACTGGGCGCACTTCGACGCCAAGCCCGACGACGTCCACTGGTGCACGGCCGACCTCGCGTGGGTGACGGCGCACACGTACGAGATCTACGGGCCGCTCTCCAACGGCCTCACGCAGGTCATCTACGAGGGCACGCCCGACACCCCGCATCGCGAGCGCCACCTCGAGATCATCGAGCGCTACGGCGTGACCGTCTACTACACGGCGCCCACGCTCATCCGCACGTTCATGACGTGGTTCGGGGACGATCTCCCTTCCGGGCACGACCTGTCGACCCTCCGCCTGCTCGGAACGGTCGGCGAGGCCATCAACCCCGAGGCGTGGGTGTGGTTCCGGCGCAACTACGGCCGCGACGAGACCCCGGTCGTCGACACGTGGTGGCAGTCGGAGACGGGCGCGGCGATGATCGTGCCGCTCCCGGGCGTCACGCCGCTCAAGCCAGGATCGGCCACCGTCGCCCTGCCGGGGATCGATGCGGCCGTCGTCGACGAGAACGGCGACGAGGTCGCCCCCGGTCGTTCCGGGACGCTCGTCGTGCGTCGTCCGTGGCCCGGGATGGCGCGGACGGTGTGGGGCGACCCCGAGCGCTACCGCGACTCGTACTGGGCCGCCTACGCGGGGCGCGGCGCGCACGGCGGCTTCTACGTCGCGGGCGACGGCGCCACGCGCGACGTCGACGGCTACGTCTGGATCCTCGGCCGGCTCGACGACGTCGTCAACGTGTCGGGCCACCGCCTCTCCACGATCGAGATCGAGTCGGCGCTCGTCGCCCACCCGTCGGTCGGCGAGGCCGGGTCGGCCGGTGTGCCGGACGCCCTCACGGGACAGGCGGTGGCGGCCTTCGTCGTGCCGTCGGGCGCCGCGGAGGCGACGGCGGACGACCTGCGCGCCCAGGTGGCACGCGAGATCGGACCCGTCGCGAAGCCGCGGCACGTCTACGTCGTCCCCGAGCTCCCCAAGACCCGCTCGGGCAAGATCCTGCGCCGGCTGCTCGCCCAGCTGTGGGAGGCTGAGCAGGACAGACGAGCGGGACGCGAGCCTCGGCCCCTCGGCGACACGACGTCGCTGCAGAACCCCTGGGCCGTCGACGGCATCGCGCAGGTCCTCGCCTCGGCGTGA
- a CDS encoding response regulator transcription factor, whose translation MGRILIVEDEERIATFVDKGLRAAGYTTDRSERGDEALELVRTVDFDLVLLDVGLPGMDGFEVLRTMRGSGIAVPVIMLTAHSSLDDTIRGLDGGADDYVVKPFRFDELLARVRARMRERTSDEPNTLAFGGVSLDLRARRAAVDGVTVELSAREFALAESFLRHPDQVLSREQLLSRVWGYDFDPGSNVVDVYVRYLRAKLGAERIQTVRGMGYRLVG comes from the coding sequence ATGGGCAGGATTCTCATCGTCGAGGACGAGGAGCGGATCGCGACGTTCGTCGACAAGGGGCTGCGGGCCGCGGGCTACACGACCGATCGCTCCGAGCGCGGCGACGAGGCGCTGGAGCTCGTGCGCACCGTGGACTTCGACCTCGTGCTGCTGGACGTCGGGCTCCCCGGGATGGACGGCTTCGAGGTGCTGCGCACGATGCGGGGGAGCGGGATCGCCGTCCCCGTCATCATGCTCACGGCGCACAGCTCGCTCGACGACACGATCCGGGGGCTCGACGGGGGAGCGGACGACTACGTCGTGAAGCCGTTCCGGTTCGACGAGCTCCTCGCGCGCGTCCGGGCGCGGATGCGCGAGCGCACGTCGGACGAGCCGAACACGCTGGCCTTCGGCGGGGTGAGCCTCGACCTGCGCGCGCGGCGGGCGGCCGTGGACGGCGTCACGGTGGAGCTCTCCGCCCGCGAGTTCGCCCTCGCGGAGAGCTTCCTCCGTCATCCCGACCAGGTGCTCAGCCGCGAGCAGCTCCTCAGCCGCGTCTGGGGCTACGACTTCGACCCCGGCTCGAACGTCGTGGACGTCTACGTCCGCTACCTGCGCGCGAAGCTCGGCGCCGAGCGCATCCAGACCGTGCGCGGCATGGGGTACCGGCTCGTCGGCTGA
- a CDS encoding ABC transporter permease, translating into MTVPDQRVVVPADTRETLDVAKGARRRTDVPTRSLWDRTAVRVAGGLVLPVVLLVAWQLVTTSGLVPPYRLPAPSAVVTAGIELAETGQLWTHIAISVQRVLIGFAIGAVLGLAVAAVVGLSKLGDVLLSPTLSAVRAVPSLAWVPLLILWMQIGEESKITLIAIGAFFPVFTTVAAALRHVDPQLIEAGRSFSLRGWSLFRTVQLPAVVPSVVSGLRLALAQSWLFLVAAELIASSMGLGFLLTDSQSTGRVDRILLAIVLLALLGTITNALLGLVEKHLLKKWA; encoded by the coding sequence GTGACCGTCCCCGACCAGCGCGTCGTCGTTCCGGCCGACACGCGGGAGACGCTCGACGTCGCGAAGGGCGCGCGTCGGCGGACGGACGTCCCCACGCGCTCGCTCTGGGATCGCACCGCCGTGCGCGTGGCCGGCGGGCTCGTCCTCCCCGTCGTCCTCCTCGTCGCCTGGCAGCTCGTCACGACGTCCGGCCTCGTCCCGCCGTACCGGCTGCCGGCTCCGTCCGCGGTCGTCACGGCGGGGATCGAGCTCGCCGAGACCGGCCAGCTGTGGACGCACATCGCGATCTCGGTGCAGCGTGTGCTCATCGGCTTCGCGATCGGCGCCGTCCTCGGGCTCGCGGTCGCGGCCGTCGTGGGCCTCTCGAAGCTCGGCGACGTGCTTCTGAGCCCGACTCTGTCGGCCGTGCGCGCCGTGCCGTCCCTCGCGTGGGTGCCGCTCCTCATCCTCTGGATGCAGATCGGCGAGGAGTCGAAGATCACCCTCATCGCGATCGGCGCGTTCTTCCCCGTCTTCACGACCGTGGCCGCGGCCCTGCGCCACGTCGACCCGCAGCTCATCGAGGCGGGACGCTCGTTCAGCCTGCGCGGATGGTCGCTCTTCCGCACCGTGCAGCTGCCCGCGGTCGTGCCGTCGGTCGTCTCGGGCCTGCGCCTCGCCCTCGCGCAGTCGTGGCTCTTCCTCGTCGCAGCCGAGCTCATCGCCTCGTCGATGGGCCTCGGGTTCCTGCTGACGGACTCGCAAAGCACCGGGCGCGTCGACCGCATCCTCCTCGCCATCGTGCTCCTCGCCCTGCTCGGCACGATCACGAACGCGCTCCTCGGACTCGTCGAGAAGCACCTCCTCAAGAAGTGGGCGTGA
- a CDS encoding glycosyltransferase family 4 protein, translated as MSALRAERSRTPRIGYVVKVYPRFSETFVVTELLAREAAGETITVFALRPSDDPRFHPELARVAAPVRYLPRPTRPHGLWELLRSSAGDPFLADAIARHLPELLDAEADDAAQAVALAQQARAEGITHLHAHFASAATTVARLASLLTGVPYSFTAHAKDLFHESVDPVQLQRKIAGAAYIATVSAYNVGFLQRIAPEHADRIHLVPNAIEIERFPFRDPVRRDGALHVVAIGRLVEKKGFGVLLDAVAAVHAAGTDVRVTLAGAGELHDELAGRASSLGLDDVVRMPGPVSQDEVSALLEEADVFAAPCVVGADGNADGLPTVLLEAMAVGVPCVSTSVTGIPEVVVDGRTGILCPPGDAGALAAALRRMAEGEVDAAPLARAARALVESRHDSRSLAARHAVLTASATGATTRTTTREEAA; from the coding sequence GTGAGCGCGTTGCGAGCTGAGCGCAGCCGGACGCCGCGGATCGGCTACGTCGTCAAGGTGTACCCCCGGTTCTCCGAGACCTTCGTCGTGACCGAGCTGCTCGCGCGAGAGGCGGCGGGGGAGACCATCACGGTGTTCGCGCTGCGACCGAGCGACGACCCCCGGTTCCACCCCGAGCTGGCCCGCGTCGCCGCGCCGGTGCGCTACCTCCCGCGCCCGACGCGTCCGCACGGGCTGTGGGAGCTGCTGCGGTCGTCGGCGGGCGACCCGTTCCTCGCCGACGCGATCGCCCGCCACCTGCCGGAGCTCCTCGACGCCGAGGCCGACGACGCCGCGCAGGCCGTCGCCCTCGCCCAGCAGGCCCGTGCCGAGGGCATCACGCACCTGCACGCGCACTTCGCGAGCGCGGCGACCACCGTCGCACGGCTCGCGAGCCTGCTCACGGGCGTCCCGTACTCGTTCACGGCGCACGCGAAGGACCTCTTCCACGAATCCGTCGATCCGGTCCAGCTGCAGCGCAAGATCGCCGGAGCCGCGTACATCGCGACCGTGAGCGCCTACAACGTCGGCTTCCTGCAGCGCATCGCCCCCGAGCACGCCGACCGCATCCATCTCGTGCCCAATGCGATCGAGATCGAGCGGTTCCCGTTCCGCGACCCGGTGCGGCGCGACGGCGCCCTGCACGTCGTCGCCATCGGGCGCCTCGTCGAGAAGAAGGGGTTCGGCGTGCTGCTCGACGCGGTCGCGGCCGTCCACGCAGCCGGCACCGACGTCCGGGTGACGCTCGCGGGCGCCGGGGAGCTCCACGACGAGCTCGCCGGGCGCGCGAGCTCTCTCGGCCTCGACGACGTCGTGAGGATGCCCGGACCGGTGTCGCAGGACGAGGTCTCCGCGCTGCTCGAGGAGGCGGACGTCTTCGCCGCTCCCTGCGTCGTCGGCGCGGACGGCAACGCCGACGGGCTGCCGACGGTCCTGCTCGAGGCGATGGCCGTCGGCGTCCCCTGCGTCTCGACGTCCGTGACGGGCATCCCCGAGGTCGTCGTCGACGGACGCACCGGCATCCTGTGCCCGCCGGGCGATGCCGGCGCGCTCGCCGCCGCCCTCCGCCGGATGGCCGAGGGCGAGGTCGACGCGGCGCCGCTCGCACGCGCTGCCAGGGCGCTCGTCGAGAGCCGGCACGACTCCCGTTCCCTCGCCGCGCGGCACGCCGTCCTCACGGCGAGCGCCACGGGGGCCACGACACGCACCACGACCCGAGAGGAGGCCGCGTGA
- a CDS encoding sensor histidine kinase, giving the protein MALVRRRRTPVRVRILAAILLVTALGLIVAGGSAFLLQRTRVIVAIDDELRQEYTSVQALITGTGPDASQEGAGESEQAPVATPSFADTEQLVYEVVRVIPPPLDGGTLGIVDGEARYRPGVATYLDLDEVAFTADVMATGGGTEIGTATLGGETVRYLAITLSTEESASAGLFVSAIAVDARLADLESVMALYAWVASGVVVVVALVGWFVAGRLLQPVRELRTTAARITAGALDERIPVTGNDDLSELTETINAMIARLEEAFRSQRRIVNDVRHELATPVTIVRGHLELVDADDPADVEQTRALVIDELDRMSDLIAQIAHLAEAERAAAHRPQRVDVGGLTRHVFEKVRVIPGREWALGSVAAGEAVLDPTRVTQAWLQLADNAAKHSAPGDRIEIGSAVRSDEVSLWVADEGPGIPEAARARIFERFGRAEASRGVAGSGLGLAIVQALVRAHGGHVDLDTEVGRGSTFTMVLPRDGVPAGDERAHDGATEERGS; this is encoded by the coding sequence ATGGCCCTGGTCCGACGGCGACGCACCCCGGTCCGGGTCCGGATCCTCGCCGCGATCCTCCTGGTCACCGCGCTCGGGCTCATCGTCGCGGGCGGGAGCGCGTTCCTCCTCCAGCGCACCAGGGTGATCGTCGCGATCGACGACGAGCTCCGGCAGGAGTACACGAGCGTGCAGGCGCTCATCACGGGGACGGGCCCGGATGCCTCGCAGGAGGGGGCGGGCGAGAGCGAGCAGGCTCCGGTTGCCACCCCCAGCTTCGCGGACACGGAGCAGCTCGTCTACGAGGTCGTGCGGGTCATCCCTCCGCCCCTGGACGGGGGGACCCTCGGGATCGTCGACGGGGAGGCGCGCTACCGGCCCGGCGTCGCGACGTACCTCGACCTCGACGAGGTGGCCTTCACGGCGGACGTGATGGCCACCGGCGGCGGCACGGAGATCGGCACGGCGACGCTCGGCGGGGAGACGGTCCGCTACCTCGCCATCACGCTCTCGACGGAGGAGTCCGCGTCGGCGGGTCTCTTCGTCTCGGCGATCGCGGTGGACGCGCGACTGGCCGATCTCGAATCCGTCATGGCCCTCTACGCGTGGGTCGCGAGCGGCGTCGTCGTCGTCGTCGCGCTCGTCGGCTGGTTCGTCGCCGGCCGGCTCCTGCAGCCCGTCCGCGAGCTGAGGACCACCGCGGCGCGTATCACGGCGGGAGCGCTCGACGAGCGCATCCCCGTCACGGGCAACGACGACCTGTCCGAGCTCACCGAGACGATCAACGCGATGATCGCGCGCCTGGAGGAGGCGTTCCGCAGCCAGCGGCGCATCGTCAACGACGTGCGCCATGAGCTCGCCACTCCCGTGACGATCGTGCGGGGTCACCTCGAGCTCGTGGACGCGGACGATCCGGCGGACGTGGAGCAGACGCGCGCCCTCGTCATCGACGAGCTGGACCGGATGTCGGATCTCATCGCCCAGATCGCGCACCTCGCCGAGGCGGAGCGCGCGGCCGCGCACCGGCCGCAGCGTGTCGACGTCGGAGGCCTCACGCGGCACGTGTTCGAGAAGGTGCGCGTCATCCCCGGCCGCGAGTGGGCGCTCGGCTCGGTCGCCGCGGGCGAGGCCGTGCTGGATCCCACCCGTGTCACCCAGGCCTGGCTCCAGCTGGCGGACAACGCCGCCAAGCACTCCGCGCCCGGCGACCGGATCGAGATCGGCAGCGCCGTGCGCAGCGACGAGGTGAGCCTCTGGGTCGCCGACGAGGGGCCCGGCATCCCCGAGGCGGCGCGAGCGAGGATCTTCGAGCGCTTCGGTCGTGCCGAGGCGAGCCGGGGGGTCGCGGGCTCCGGCCTGGGACTGGCGATCGTGCAGGCGCTCGTTCGCGCGCACGGAGGGCATGTGGACCTCGACACCGAGGTGGGACGCGGATCGACGTTCACGATGGTCCTCCCGCGCGACGGCGTGCCCGCGGGCGACGAGCGCGCGCATGACGGAGCCACGGAGGAGAGGGGAAGCTGA
- a CDS encoding glycosyltransferase family protein: protein MTIRIVLYSHDSAGLGHIRRNLALAHALSAGLNGEAVTGLLVAGRPEATRFRPPHGWDWLILPGVTHGEDGYRSRELRVDVSTATRLRGAAFRSAVRAFRPDMVVIDRHPLGVGRELEGALRTLRVEQPDCRIVLGLRDVLDAPAPAGAEWHALGGARTLRPLLDAVWVYGDPRIHDLTATGELPEDLNDLVTHTGYLAEGRIDGVAHEVGEPYVLTTVGGGADGTELAIAAAAAPVPDGHEHLVVTGPQMSAGDRRRVRAAATPRTQVVRRVPDALPLMRRASAVVCMGGYNTICELMTTRTPALVAPRTQRRDEQRIRASALARAGAVDTLAPWQIDAGAIGEWFASNIGRAVARDAIARDGLERVPLLAETLLAGDARMSEEGGERVAS from the coding sequence GTGACCATCCGGATCGTCCTGTACTCGCACGACTCGGCGGGGCTCGGGCACATCCGTCGCAACCTCGCCCTCGCCCACGCCCTGTCGGCGGGGCTGAACGGCGAGGCGGTCACCGGGCTGCTCGTGGCGGGGCGTCCGGAGGCCACGCGCTTCCGTCCTCCTCACGGATGGGACTGGCTCATCCTCCCGGGCGTCACGCACGGGGAGGACGGCTACCGCTCGCGCGAGCTCCGCGTCGACGTGAGCACCGCGACGCGCCTGCGCGGCGCGGCCTTCCGCTCGGCGGTGCGCGCGTTCCGCCCCGACATGGTCGTCATCGACCGTCATCCGCTGGGGGTGGGACGCGAGCTCGAGGGCGCGCTGCGGACGCTGCGCGTCGAGCAGCCGGACTGCCGCATCGTGCTCGGCCTGCGCGACGTGCTCGACGCCCCGGCTCCTGCGGGAGCCGAATGGCATGCGCTGGGCGGGGCGAGGACGCTGCGCCCGCTCCTCGACGCCGTCTGGGTGTACGGCGATCCGCGCATCCACGACCTCACCGCTACGGGAGAGCTCCCGGAGGACCTGAACGACCTCGTCACGCACACGGGATACCTCGCCGAGGGCCGCATCGACGGCGTCGCCCACGAGGTCGGCGAGCCGTACGTGCTCACCACGGTCGGCGGCGGCGCCGACGGCACGGAGCTCGCGATCGCCGCCGCCGCGGCCCCCGTGCCGGACGGCCACGAGCATCTCGTGGTCACGGGCCCGCAGATGTCGGCGGGGGACCGTCGTCGCGTGCGCGCCGCGGCGACCCCGCGCACGCAGGTCGTCCGGCGCGTCCCGGATGCGCTGCCCCTCATGCGCCGCGCCTCGGCCGTCGTCTGCATGGGCGGCTACAACACGATCTGCGAGCTGATGACCACCCGTACGCCCGCGCTCGTCGCACCGCGGACGCAGCGCCGCGACGAGCAGCGCATCCGGGCCTCCGCCCTCGCCCGAGCGGGCGCCGTGGACACGCTCGCGCCCTGGCAGATCGACGCCGGCGCGATCGGCGAGTGGTTCGCGTCGAACATCGGCCGTGCCGTCGCCCGCGACGCGATCGCGCGCGACGGGCTCGAGCGGGTGCCCCTCCTGGCGGAGACGCTGCTGGCGGGCGATGCGCGGATGTCGGAGGAGGGAGGTGAGCGCGTTGCGAGCTGA
- a CDS encoding CoA-binding protein has product MSDACEIPAAPADACAVPGTPVAPGRTWTGPDQQERFAILRRTRSIAIVGASSNPARASYFVATYLLSSSPYDVYFVNPRADEILGRPVYASLADLPVVPDLVDVFRKHDDLPGVAQEAVDAGAKTLWLQLGSWNEEAARLAEGAGLSVVMDRCVKIEHARFHGGLHLAGFDTGVISSKRQLLSR; this is encoded by the coding sequence ATGAGCGACGCCTGCGAGATCCCCGCGGCGCCGGCGGACGCCTGCGCCGTGCCGGGGACGCCCGTCGCGCCCGGCAGGACGTGGACCGGCCCGGACCAGCAGGAGAGGTTCGCCATCCTGCGCCGCACGAGGTCGATCGCCATCGTCGGCGCCTCGAGCAATCCCGCGCGCGCGAGCTACTTCGTCGCCACGTACCTCCTGTCGAGCTCGCCCTACGACGTCTACTTCGTGAACCCCCGTGCCGACGAGATCCTCGGGCGACCGGTGTACGCGTCGTTGGCCGACCTGCCCGTCGTGCCCGACCTCGTCGACGTCTTCCGCAAGCACGACGACCTGCCCGGCGTCGCGCAGGAGGCCGTGGACGCGGGCGCGAAGACGCTGTGGCTCCAGCTCGGCTCGTGGAACGAGGAGGCAGCGCGGCTCGCCGAGGGCGCCGGCCTGTCGGTCGTCATGGACCGCTGCGTCAAGATCGAGCACGCCCGGTTCCACGGCGGCCTGCACCTCGCGGGCTTCGACACGGGCGTCATCAGCTCGAAGCGCCAGCTGCTCAGCCGCTAG